One window of the Flavobacteriales bacterium genome contains the following:
- a CDS encoding cell division protein ZapA — MESAENEIAIKVTIGDRVYPLTIQSDEEEVLRKAAKLINEKAKFYQSNFSVKDKQDALALAALEFASEMLGNEHNEDSNTLQLERKISYFQQILDNAMH, encoded by the coding sequence TTGGAAAGTGCAGAAAACGAAATAGCGATAAAAGTTACGATAGGAGACCGAGTATATCCGCTCACTATTCAAAGCGATGAGGAAGAGGTGTTGCGGAAAGCAGCTAAGTTAATAAATGAAAAAGCAAAATTTTACCAGAGCAATTTCTCGGTAAAAGACAAACAAGATGCTTTGGCCTTGGCCGCTTTAGAATTTGCCAGCGAAATGCTGGGAAATGAGCACAATGAAGACTCGAATACTCTACAACTTGAACGAAAAATTTCGTACTTCCAACAGATTTTGGACAATGCAATGCACTGA
- the rny gene encoding ribonuclease Y produces MDFVALIVGIVVGGAAGGFGAFYFLNKKSDTKAAQIVKDAEEKAKQFKKTRELEAKEKFLQMKQEFEKDVRTRENELNNAENNIRRKEQSLNDRVQNQEQKLKELDAIKSNLNQQLEVVNVKKSELEKAHENQVKQLEKIAGLTAEEAKKDLVEALVEDAKSDAISQIKLVVDEAKLKANKEAKRMILQTIQRTAAEQAIENTVTVFNIDNDDIKGRIIGREGRNIRALESATGIEIIVDDTPEAIILSGFDPIRREIARLSLHRLISDGRIHPARIEEVVEKTKRDVENEIIEHGERAVIDLGISGLHPELIRIVGRMRYRSSYGQNLLQHSREVANMCAIMASEFGLDPKLAKRAGLLHDIGKVPEDDSETPHALLGMKWAEKYGEHPEVCNAIGAHHDEIEMTNLISPIVQACDAISGSRPGARREDGEAYIKRLQDLEKLALGFEGVEKAFAIQAGRELRVIVDSDVLEDKQADLLSFDISQKIMKEMIYPGQIKITVIRERRAVNYAK; encoded by the coding sequence ATGGATTTTGTTGCATTAATTGTTGGTATAGTTGTAGGGGGAGCCGCCGGTGGTTTCGGTGCGTTTTATTTCCTTAACAAAAAATCGGATACCAAAGCGGCACAGATAGTAAAAGATGCCGAAGAGAAAGCCAAGCAGTTTAAGAAAACTCGTGAATTGGAGGCAAAGGAGAAGTTTTTGCAAATGAAACAAGAGTTTGAAAAAGATGTTCGAACCCGCGAAAACGAATTAAATAATGCCGAAAACAACATTCGCAGAAAAGAACAAAGTTTGAACGACCGAGTTCAAAATCAAGAGCAAAAGTTGAAAGAGTTGGACGCCATCAAATCCAATCTTAATCAGCAGTTGGAGGTGGTGAATGTGAAAAAATCGGAGTTGGAAAAGGCTCATGAAAATCAAGTAAAACAGTTGGAGAAAATTGCTGGCTTAACTGCCGAAGAAGCAAAAAAAGATTTGGTAGAAGCATTGGTGGAAGATGCCAAAAGTGATGCCATTTCTCAAATAAAGTTGGTGGTGGACGAAGCTAAACTTAAAGCCAACAAAGAGGCAAAACGAATGATTTTGCAAACCATTCAACGAACTGCTGCTGAGCAAGCCATTGAAAATACTGTTACCGTTTTTAATATCGATAATGACGACATAAAAGGTCGAATCATTGGTCGTGAAGGGCGTAATATACGGGCATTAGAATCGGCTACAGGTATTGAAATTATTGTGGATGACACCCCTGAAGCCATCATTCTTTCAGGGTTTGATCCTATCCGAAGAGAGATTGCACGACTTTCTCTTCACCGCTTAATTAGTGACGGAAGAATACACCCTGCCAGGATTGAGGAAGTGGTTGAAAAAACCAAAAGAGATGTCGAAAATGAGATAATCGAACATGGCGAACGGGCAGTTATTGATTTAGGAATCAGTGGTTTGCATCCGGAATTGATTCGTATAGTTGGAAGAATGCGTTATCGGTCGAGCTACGGACAAAATCTATTGCAACACAGCCGCGAGGTGGCCAATATGTGTGCCATTATGGCCAGCGAATTTGGTTTGGATCCCAAATTGGCTAAACGTGCCGGATTGCTACATGATATTGGCAAGGTGCCTGAGGATGACAGCGAAACTCCACACGCGTTGTTGGGTATGAAATGGGCCGAAAAATATGGGGAACACCCAGAGGTGTGCAATGCCATTGGAGCTCACCACGACGAAATTGAAATGACCAATTTGATTTCGCCCATTGTGCAGGCTTGCGATGCCATTTCGGGTTCTCGTCCGGGTGCACGACGCGAGGATGGCGAGGCGTATATCAAACGTTTGCAGGATTTAGAAAAACTGGCTCTTGGCTTTGAAGGAGTTGAAAAAGCCTTTGCCATTCAGGCCGGTAGAGAACTGCGGGTGATTGTGGACAGCGATGTGTTGGAAGATAAACAAGCCGATTTGTTGTCGTTCGACATCAGCCAAAAAATCATGAAAGAAATGATTTACCCCGGGCAGATAAAAATTACCGTAATCCGCGAACGTCGGGCGGTTAATTATGCGAAGTAG
- a CDS encoding phenylalanine--tRNA ligase subunit beta, producing MIVSYNWLKTLINTQKTAEELDDLLTNTGLEVEKIHKKEGIKGGLNGLVVGHVLTCEKAPDSDKLSLTTVNIGFETVSIVCGAPNVVAGQKVVVAPVGCTIHPVSGEAFTLKKAKIRGHVSEGMICAEDEIGLGKNHDGIMVLPENLIPGTPLSEVFNLKNDYQIEIGLTPNRGDAASHLGVARDIRAITGESINMPTVADVLNTSPSPIEVSLPDPTICPRYSGILLKNITIKESPEWLKERLQSIDLKSINNVVDTTNYVLHELGQPIHAFDAENISGNKIVVRMANKGEKILTLDDVERALTGDEMVIADGSKPVAIAGVFGGKHSGVTQSTTSVFIESAYFNPGTVRKSAKTQGLSTDASFRYERGCDPNITVFALKRVVHILQEVAGAEIASGVVDVYPKPIQNQQIEVSCDWLNGFCGTSISSKEISGTLAKLDIETIGEKDGVLTLSIPPYRSDVLRPVDIAEEFLRIYGYNQVEIPKRLSMTPSIMPSFDKLKQLNKVANYLVSKGFYETMSNSQTKKSDRLTENAVHLLNPLSIENSVMRTDMVDGILQSVAYNINRKSADITFFEFGKIYSKTEAGYAENNRLMLVCTGKSTSKNWNTPAENADYFYLKGILEGLTSLLNISTKRMFKLLTISSFDKKTLKEFGIKQAVYYADIDWDALLKMLQNVKFTLNDVPVFPIVSRDLSLVLDKTVKYGEVERICRETAGHFAKEVEIFDVYEGKNIEDGKKSYAISIDLYDAKQTMTDEKIDGIMNKLMRKLEEETGAFIRK from the coding sequence ATGATAGTTTCGTACAACTGGTTAAAAACACTCATAAATACCCAAAAAACAGCCGAAGAATTGGATGATTTGCTCACCAATACCGGCCTTGAGGTGGAAAAAATTCATAAAAAGGAAGGCATAAAGGGCGGACTAAACGGTTTAGTTGTTGGTCATGTTTTGACTTGCGAAAAGGCTCCTGATTCTGATAAATTGAGTTTAACCACTGTTAATATCGGGTTCGAAACGGTTTCTATTGTTTGTGGTGCACCTAATGTTGTTGCCGGACAAAAGGTGGTGGTTGCCCCTGTTGGCTGTACCATTCATCCGGTTTCGGGCGAGGCCTTTACGTTGAAAAAGGCCAAAATTAGAGGCCATGTTTCGGAAGGAATGATTTGTGCCGAAGATGAAATTGGGCTTGGTAAAAATCACGACGGAATTATGGTATTGCCTGAAAATTTGATACCCGGCACGCCACTATCGGAGGTTTTCAACCTAAAAAATGATTATCAAATAGAAATAGGACTAACCCCAAATAGGGGAGATGCTGCCTCGCATTTGGGTGTGGCACGTGACATTCGGGCAATTACTGGTGAAAGTATAAATATGCCCACAGTGGCTGATGTTCTTAACACTTCTCCAAGCCCAATAGAAGTTTCTTTACCCGACCCAACAATTTGCCCCAGATATTCTGGAATTTTATTGAAAAATATTACCATAAAAGAAAGTCCGGAATGGCTCAAAGAGCGACTTCAATCAATTGATTTAAAGTCGATTAATAATGTGGTGGACACCACCAATTATGTTTTGCACGAATTGGGGCAACCCATTCATGCCTTTGACGCCGAAAATATTTCGGGAAATAAAATTGTGGTGCGAATGGCCAATAAAGGGGAGAAAATTCTTACACTTGATGATGTAGAAAGAGCGTTGACGGGCGACGAAATGGTCATTGCTGATGGTTCGAAACCCGTTGCAATTGCCGGAGTTTTTGGTGGTAAACACTCCGGGGTTACACAATCTACGACTTCTGTGTTTATCGAATCTGCCTATTTTAACCCTGGAACTGTCAGAAAATCGGCCAAAACACAGGGTCTAAGCACCGATGCTTCGTTTAGATACGAACGCGGTTGCGACCCAAACATTACAGTGTTTGCTCTAAAACGGGTAGTGCATATTTTACAGGAAGTGGCCGGAGCCGAAATAGCTTCTGGCGTGGTGGATGTTTATCCGAAACCTATTCAAAATCAGCAAATTGAAGTAAGTTGTGATTGGTTAAATGGTTTTTGTGGTACCAGCATTTCATCAAAAGAAATATCAGGCACCTTGGCAAAATTGGATATTGAAACCATTGGGGAAAAAGATGGGGTTCTCACACTTTCCATTCCTCCCTATCGAAGTGATGTTTTGCGACCCGTAGATATTGCAGAAGAATTTTTAAGAATTTACGGCTACAATCAAGTAGAAATCCCCAAAAGGCTGAGTATGACACCTTCTATCATGCCGAGTTTTGATAAACTGAAACAACTCAATAAGGTGGCTAACTATCTGGTTTCTAAAGGATTCTATGAAACCATGAGCAATTCTCAAACAAAAAAATCGGATAGATTGACGGAAAATGCAGTCCATCTTTTAAATCCATTAAGCATTGAAAACAGTGTAATGCGAACCGACATGGTGGATGGAATTTTGCAATCGGTGGCATACAACATCAACAGAAAAAGTGCAGATATTACCTTTTTTGAATTTGGAAAAATCTATTCTAAAACGGAGGCAGGATATGCGGAAAACAACCGGCTGATGTTGGTATGCACCGGAAAATCAACAAGCAAAAATTGGAATACTCCAGCCGAAAATGCAGATTATTTTTATCTGAAAGGAATTTTAGAAGGTTTAACATCTCTTTTGAATATTTCCACAAAAAGGATGTTTAAACTGTTAACTATCAGTAGTTTTGATAAAAAAACATTAAAAGAGTTTGGCATAAAGCAAGCCGTTTATTATGCTGATATTGATTGGGATGCACTGTTAAAAATGTTGCAAAATGTTAAGTTTACATTGAATGATGTTCCGGTTTTTCCAATTGTTTCACGCGATTTAAGTCTGGTTTTGGATAAAACGGTAAAGTATGGAGAGGTGGAAAGAATTTGCCGTGAAACCGCAGGACATTTTGCCAAGGAGGTGGAGATTTTTGATGTTTATGAAGGCAAAAATATCGAAGATGGAAAAAAATCCTACGCCATCAGCATTGATTTGTATGATGCAAAACAGACCATGACCGATGAAAAAATTGACGGAATCATGAACAAATTGATGCGAAAATTGGAGGAAGAAACAGGAGCCTTTATCCGAAAATAG